The stretch of DNA GCCGATCATGAAGTCCGCGGTCACCGGCTCGAGCGAGTCGAAGAGTCGGCAGGCGGCGTCGGAGGTGAGTCCGGACTGCAATTGGGGAACCGTGAGACTCATGCGTCCACCTTCTCCTCGACCGCGCTCAGGTGTTTCACCGGGCACCCGGTCGGGAAGGTGCCCATCTTCTCGATCTCGTATCCGTCCGGGTAGGTCTTCATACGGTGGCTGTCTCCGAATCCCTTGACTCTCCGACGCGGCGGCAGCACTCGCACCACACGGCCGCGGGCCCGCAGCGCACGACGACTCAGCGAGGTCACCGGGGGTGACGGCTTCTTGTACCGGAATGCGGCGAGCAGGGCGTCGTCCATCAGGGCGCGCGAGAACACCCGCACTGCCGGGCGCACGAGCTTCGGATAGAACGTGGTCAGCAGTTCGAAGGTCATGTCGGCGACGCGACGCCCGCCGGCGTCGTAGGCGAAGTGCTCGGCCTCATACGAGTCCAGCAACTTCTCGAACTCGTCGTACGTCCCCGGTATGTCCTTGATGTTCATGTGACGGCCGAGTTCGCGGTAGTAGTTCGTCGCGGCGACCACCTCGTCGTAAGTGAACCGCCGCCAACCGTAGTCGTCGATCCACCGTTTCGGCACGACGACGAATGTGGCCAGGACGTAGAGCATGTCGTCGTTGGTGATGTCGTACGAGCGGTGCATCTGATTGATGCGACGCAGTGCCGACTTCGCCTCGGGCGCGGAGAATCCCTGCCGCAGCGGCACTTCCAACAGCAACCCGGTGTCGTCGTATCGCTTCTGCGTGTCGTCGAAGCCCTGTGAGTCCGAGAGCACTCGGCCGACGCTCGGCACCGCGTACGTGCGGAACAGCGCGAAGCTCAGCGCCTGGTTGACATCCCACGGAAAGTCGAGCAACGACATGTTCCGATAGATCTCCACGAAGTCGTGGTGCGGGTCGAGACCCGCGTTGCGATCAGGATTGAACATGGCCGCCTCCTCGTATGCGGTAGGTCACAACATAGCCAGCATAAGTCAACTTATGTGAAACGGCAAGGAGCCGCCCCCGCCGACATGGCACAATCCGTTCATGGATTCCGACGCCGAACCCGACAAGCTGCGCGGCAGATTTCTGCACGCGGGGATGACTGTCCTTGCACGCGATGGTTATTCGGGATTCAAACAGGCCTCGGTGTGCACCGAGGCAGGCGTGACGACGGGTGCGTTCTACCACTCGTTCCGCAACTGGAAGGCCTTCGAGACCGAACTCATCGCACACTGGCGCGTCGAGGCCACGGACCGGCTCGTCGACGCGGCGCGCAGCGTGACCGATCCGCGCGACCGCATCGACGCACTGACCACCATCGCGCTGAACCTCCCCCACGGCACCGAACGCGCCATCCGCAGTTGGGCGGCCGTCGACTCCTCCGTGCACGATGCCCTCACCGAGGTGGAGAACGCACGGCGAGCGGCGATCGCCGATATGGGAGTCGAACTCTTCGGCACCGAACTCTCGCAGCGTCTGGCCGCCACCGCGATGATGCTGCTGACCGGTTTCGAGAACGCGGCCAACCCGTCGATCGACGACTTCGAGTGGGCCATCCGCACCGTCACCGACACGGCGCTCGCCTTCGTCGACGCCCGTCAGGAGTAGTCGGCCACCTGTCCGCGACTCGGCGCCCGCCACATGGTCCAGGCCATCCTCGGCAGGAGGCGACCGGGCAGCCGCGACGGCCAGTCGTTCGGACGCAGAAGCGCTTCGGTTCCGCCGTCGACGGTCACAACCGAGCCGACCATGAAATCGGCGGCCGGAGACAGCATCGTCATGACCCACTCGGCGAGTTGGTCCGGACGGCCGCTTTCGCGGATCGGGACCGGGAACGAGCGCACCGGCGAACGCGGATTCGCCAACTGCCCCTGCAGCAGCGGTGTCATCACCGGGCCGGGCGAGATCACGTTCATCCGAATCCCCGCACCGGCCCACGCCTCGGTCACCGCCTGCCTGCGCGCCCACCGCGCCACCGCGATCTTCGACGCCGCGTAGGCCGCCGGTCCCGACAGCGCGCCGGGCCGACGACGCAGGATCCGCGCGGCGGCCTCGGCGTCGCCGTCGAGGAGTCGTCGGATCGCGGCGCGCGGCACGAGAGGGGTGGCCGTCGACGAATTGGATCCGAACACCACGACCTTCGCATTCCGCGCCGCCGCCAGACGCGGACGCAGGGCTGTCGCCAGTTCGACGACGCCGAGGCAGTTCACCTCGGCGAGCATCCGCTCTCGGCCTCGCCGGGGGCCGATCCCCGCCGCGAAGACCGCCCCGTGCAGCGGGCCGTCGATGCGTTCGGTCAATGCGTCGACGGCCCCTCGGCGACCCTCGACCGTCGACAGGTCGGCGATCACCGCCGCATCGGCGAGGTCGACGCCGATTACCTCGTGCCCGTCGTCGGTCAGCCGTGCGGCGACGGACGCTCCCATTCCCGACGCCGATCCGGTCACCACGTACACACCCATGACAGCTACTAGAACACGTTTCAGGACGCTGGTGCAGTCAACACGGGAAACCCAGACGCCGACGGAGGACGGCGAGGTCCGCGGGACCGTCTCGCACCACGAATGAGGCGAGGTCCACCGAATGCCTTAATCACGAGCTGCTCGCTAGACACTGTGTCAGCGATATAACTATTCTGGTAGCAGGCTTTGGGGTGGAGTTGCCGGAGACGGCAGCGACCGGAGGACGGGCTCACGCACGGCGACGGGGCGGGAGCGTCGCCGTGCGTGGCCGGATCTCAGCCGATTCGATAGATCCGCTTCGCGTTCTCGGCGAACAGGTGGGCAAGCAGGTGATCGCCGCGATCGCCGACGATGTCGAGTAGCGCGCCGACCACCACGTCGATGCCCGCGTTAGGGCGGTCGACCGGCATGTCGGACCCGAACACGATGCGCTCGGGTCCGAACTTGTCGACTATGTGGAGTACGAGCGGCCCCATCATCTCGGCGAGGATGTCGCGGCCACCGATGTTGCCCGAGGTCTCCCGTCCGTAGCCGAGTGGTCCGAGCGCCAGGCCGGACACCTTCACGACCACGTTGGGACGTGCCGCCAGCATCGCCGTCCGTTCGCGCCACAGCTTCCAGATCTCGGCACGCGCCGCCGCCGTCGCTCCGGTGTCCGAACCGACCGGACCGAACACGCCGATGGGCAGTCCCAGATGTTCGACCACGATCGTCGTGTCCGGGAACTGGCGCGCGAGCAGATCGAGCTCACCGAGTTGGTGAGAGTAGGCGAACGAACTGAACACCAATCCGCGCGAGGCGATCTCCTCGAAGCCCCGGAGGAATTCCGAGGTCCGCAGCACCCCCGCGGTCTTACGCCACATGCCGATCTGCGCATCCGGATGCGCGGCCCACTTGTAGCGGACCCCGCGCACCAGTCCGGTGTAGCGCAGCTGCGCGTCGAGGCTCGCACCGAACTGGGGATCGGTCGGATCACCCGCGATCACCACACCGCCGAGCTTCGGCAGCCGCGGCCGCCCGAACGGCAGACCGGTGAGGTATCTGGTCTCGGCGAACGACGACTCCCCCGATGCAGGCGTGCCCCGCCAGTGCGACTCCATGGCGACTACGGAGTCGATGCCGACGCCGGCGACACGTCGCACGGCGGACGCCTCCGCGCTGTACTCACGCACCTCGTACGGGGTGCGGACGATACTCGGATCGATCATCAGCCGCGTCTCGGACCGGTGTGCGGCCAGGCCGGACAGCCACAGCGCGGGTCGGGGGAAGCTCTTGATCACCGGCATGTGCGCCACACGCGCGAACCGGGACAACGCCCACGTCGACCGCATCGGATCGAAGAAGTGAACGTGCGCGTCGACGATGCCGGGGATCACTCCGCTCAACGTCACGGTGTCAGCGTGCCATATGTGAGGCGGGTGAGTCTCGTGATGCGTGCGCGAACACACAACGTGGACACGAGGCGAAATTTCAGGTGCCCTCAGACAGGGGTACTACCCTCGGGTAACACACTTTCCGTTCCCGAGGAGGACGTCGCCGGTGACATCGCCCGCCCAGCCAGTACTGGCCGACCTCCGCGACCAGATCTCCGCCGACCCGGACCGCTTCTCGTCCAGCCTGTTCACCCGCCTGTTCGCCGCGACGCCGTCGTTACGGGACCTGTTCCCGGTCGAGATGGCTCCGATGCGCACAACGTTCGCGCAGGTAGTCGAGCATCTGCTGAACGGCATCCTCGCCGAAGACGGGCACGCCGATCTCGTCGAGTTCCTCGCGCAACTGGGACGCGACCACCGCAAGTACGGGGTCACCAGCGAGCACTACTGGGTGATGTACGACGCTCTGATGGCCGAGTTCGCACAGATGCTCGCCGACCGGTGGACGCAGGAGAGCTACGACGCGGTCTCGCATGCGATGATGCTGGTGACCGGGGTGATGCGCGGCGCCGCCGAGAGCGTCGCCGGCCCTCCGGTGTGGCATGCGCGGGTGGTGCAGAAGTTCACGATCAACCGGGAGCGAGCCGTCGTACGTCTGGTGGCCGAGCCGAATGCACCCGTCTACCGCGCGGGTCAGTACACCGAAGTGCAGATCCCGCAGTGGCCGCACGCATGGCGCAACCTCTCGCTCGCTACTCCGCCGAGTCCACGCCGCGAGCTGGAGTTCCATGTGCACGCGATTCCGGGCGGGCACGTCAGCGGCACCATCGTGCGGTCGACAGAGCCCGGTGACGTGTGGACGTTCGGGCAGCAGCACGGCACGATGGCCGTCGACGGCGACCGCCCGGTCTTGATGGTGGCGGGCGGCTCCGGCCTGGCACCGCTGCGCGCGCTCCTACTCGACATGGCCCGCTACGCGGACAACCCGGAGACGCACCTGTTCTACGGGACACGGCATCCGGGCGAGCTGTACGAACTCGGTGTGCTCCAACAACTGGCTCGGACAAATCCGTGGCTGCACGTGACCGCCGTCGCCGAGACCGAGGACGATCCGTGGTGGATCGACGGCGCCCCCGATCCACGCCAGTGGGGTTTCGACCTGCGCTTCGGCCGGGTCGGCGAGGTGGCGGTCGACTACCCGAACACGCTCTCGCGCCATTCCCTCGAACCGCGCGACTGGCGCGACCACCAGATCCTGCTCTCCGGTCCTGCTCCGATGGTGTTCCACACTCAGCTGCGCCTGCGCGCCGCGGGCGTCGACCCGTCGCAGATCTCCCACGACCCGCTGAACTGAGTTGCGAGACAGCGCCGTAGAGGCTGGAACTCTCCCACGGTGGTGATCGGTTCCCACTCCCCTCGCGGAGGGAGTGGGAACGGGTTGCCACCGTGGGAGTCTCGACTTCGCTCGACCAGCAGGCGCGACTTCGCTAGAGGCGCTCGCCCGTCTCCGGGTGGAACAGGTGCACCGCACTGCCGGACTGGCGCAGGCGGATGCCGTCGCCCAGGCGCGCGGGCGAGCGGGTCGCGCTACGCGCGACCATCATCATCGGCTCGCCGTCGAGGTTCCGGACCGACTCGTCGGTGAGGTTCGCGTACACATAGGTCTCGCTGCCGAGTTCCTCCATGAGGGCGACGTCGGCATTGATGCCCTCGCCGTCGCCGAGCGTGAGGTGCTCGGGGCGGATGCCGACGATCACGCTCGACAGCCCCGAACCGCGCAGGAGCGCCGCGCTCTCCTCATCGATCGAGATCGGGGCGCCGGCCACGGTGATCTCGCCGTCGCACACCGGCGCGGTGAACAGGTTCATGCCGGGCGAGCCGATGAAACCGGCGACGAAGGCGTTCACCGGACGGTCGTACAGCTCGGTGGGCGACGAGAACTGCTGCAGCACACCGTGCTTGAGAACGGCGACACGGTCGCCCATGGTCATGGCCTCGACCTGGTCGTGCGTCACGTAGACGGTGGTGGTGCCCAGTCGACGTTGCAGGGCCGCGATCTGTGTGCGGGTCTGCACGCGCAGCTTGGCGTCGAGGTTCGACAGCGGCTCGTCCATGCAGAACACCTGCGGCTCACGGACGATGGCACGCCCCATCGCGACGCGCTGACGCTGACCGCCCGACAGCTTGGCCGGTTTGCGGTCCAGGAAGTCGGTGAGGTCGAGGAGTTTGGCGGCCTCGGCCACCTTCTGCTTGCGCTCGGCCAGCGGGACACCGCGCATCTTGAGTGCGAAGCCCATGTTCTCGCCGACGGTCTTGTTCGGATACAGCGCGTAGTTCTGGAAGACCATGGCGATGTCGCGTTCCTTCGGGGCGACGCCGACCATGTTCTTGCCGCCGATGCGGATCTCGCCGGAGTCGATGTCTTCGAGCCCGGCCAGCATGCGCAGGGCGGTCGACTTGCCGGAGCCGGACGGTCCGACGAGGACGATGAACTCGCCGTCGTCGATGTCGAGGTCGAGGGAGTCGACGGCCAGTTTGTCCGCACCGGGGTAGACGCAGCAGGCCTTGTCGTAGGTGATGGAAGCCATGAGTGGTTTCTCCTGGAGTGTTTACGGTGGTGGGGACTACTTGATGGCGCCGAACGACAGGCCGCGCACGAGCTTGTTCTGCGCGACCCAGCCGGCGAGGACGACCGGCAGTGCGGCCAGGACGGAGGCGGCCGACAGCTGGGCCCAGTACAGGCCCTGGCCGGACATGAAGCTCGTGAGGAACACGGGCATCGTCTGACCGTCGACCGCCGTCATGTTGACGGCGAAGAAGAACTCGTTCCACGAGAAGATCACGCAGATCAGCGCCGTGGCGGCGATGCCGGGAGAGATCAGCGGCAGAATCACCTCGCGCACCGAGGTCCACAGGCTCGCGCCGTCGATGCTCGCGGCCTCCAGGAGTTCACCGGGGACCTCCAGGAAGAACGAGCGCATCATCCACACCGCGATCGGCAGGTTCATCGCCGTGTACAGGATGACCAGCGTCCACACGTTGTCGAGCATGCCGATCTTGCCGACGATCACGTACAGCGGGATGATCGCGGCGACGATCGGCAGCATCTTGGTGCTCAGGAAGAAGAACAGCGCGTCGCTCGTCTTGCGGACCGGGCGCAACGACAGCGCGAACGCCGCGGGCACGCCGAGCAGCAGAACGAACAGCGTCGAGACGACCGTGGCGAAGACCGAGTTCAGCAGCGGGGTGCCGATCCCGGCGTCGAACACGCCCTTGAACTGTTCGAGGGTCGGGCTGAAGAAGAACGTCGGCGGGTCGGTGGCCGCATCGGTCTCCTTCTTGAACGCCTGCAACACCATCCACAGCACTGGGAAGAAGAACCCGAGGGCTAGGATCCAGGTGAGCGTGGTCAGCAGACCCGCCTTGGGGTTGCGCTTACGCTTCAACGACGAGACGTCGGGACCGGTCGCATCGGAAATGGGCACAGCACTCATCACGCGGCCTCCTCTGACCCGGAGAACGATTTGAAGATCAGTCTCAGCGCCAGGGTCGCGACGATCATCGTGCCGATCACCGTGACGACGCCCATCGCCGCGGCCTGACCGATGTCGAAGCCGAGGAAGGCGCGCTGATAGATGTAGAACGGCAGGTTGGCGCTGGAGACGCCCGGTCCGCCGGAGGTCATCATGTAGACCGCGTCGAACGTGTTGACCAGGTAGATCGCGCCGAGCACCGAGCCCAGCTCGATGAACCGTCGCAGGTGCGGCAGCGTCAGTTCACGGAACAGCCGGAAGCTGGTGGCGCCGTCGACGCGGGCCGCCTCCTGAATGTCCTTGGGCATCGACTGCAGACCGGCGAGGATCAGCAGCATCATGAACGGCGTCCACTGCCAGACCAGTTCGGCCATGACGCTCATCAGCGGGAAGTCGCTGAGCCAGTCGGTGTGGACGCCGAGCGGGCTCAGCGCCCAGTTCACCAGGCCGTTGGTCGGCGAGAGCAGGCTCGTCTTCCACAGCAGCGCTGCGGCGACCGGGGTCACCAGGAACGGCGTGATCAGCAGGGTGCGGACGATGCCGCGGCCCAGGAACTTGCGGTCGAGCAGCAGAGCGAACAGCAGTCCGAGGACCACCGAGATCAGTACGGTGCCGACGATCAGGAGGATCGTGTTGAGCGCGACCTGCCAGAACTGGCTGTCTTTGAACACGTCGACGTAGTTCGACAGTCCCACGAAGTGCCGCGAACCCGGGCGCACCAGGTTCCACGATTGCGTCGAGTAATAGAGCGTGAAGACGAACGGGACCTGGGTGACGACGAGCAGGAAGATCAGCGCGGGCAGCAGCGGGCCGCGCCGACGCCAGCCCTCGGCCCGTGAGATCTGATCCTTGCCCGAGGTGATGTCCGACGGCGTGCCCGCCGACATCCTCCCTCCCGTGGGCGTAGAGACTGCGGTAGTCATCGCTGCTCCTCCTGGTAGGCCTTGCCGACGACCTCGGCGTACTTCTGCGACTGGTCGAGTGCCTCGTCGACGCTGATCTGTCCGGCGATGGCCGCCGAGATCTGCTGGCTGACACGGGTTCCCAGGTCCTGGAACTCAGGGATCGCCAGGAACTGGACGCCCTCGTACGGGACCGGCTTGAGCGTGGCGTGCTTCTGGTCGGCGGCCTTCATCGCCGACAGCATCTGCTCGGCGTATGGTGCGGCGACCTTCTTGACCTCGGGAAGCTCGTAGGTCGACAGCCGACTGCCCGGCGGGACGCTCTCCGGCCCCTTCTTCTGCACGACGTACTTGATGTACTCCTTGCTGGTCATCCAGGAGATGAACTTCCATGCGTCGTCGCGTTTGTCGCTGGACGTGGGGATGCCCAGGGCCCAGGTGTACAGCCAGCCGTTACCGTCCTTGGCCATGGTCGGGGCCTGTGCGTAACCGACATCGCCAGCGATGGATGAGGAGTCCTTGTTCTCCAGCACCGAGACGGCGCTCGTCGCGTCGTACCACATGGCGGTCTGGCCCTGGGCCAACTGGTTGCTGCACTCCTGGAAGCCGGACGACGCCGCGCCCGGCTCGCCGGACTCGCGGACCGTGTCGACGTAGAACTTCACCGCGTCGCGGACCTCGGGGGTGTTGAACTGAGCGTTCCAGTCCTCGTCGTACCAGCGACCGCCGTACGCGTTGATCACCGTGTCGAGCGGTGCGAGGAGCTCGCCCCAGCCCGGCTTGCCGCGCAGGCAGATGCCGGAGACCTTGTCGGTCTTCAGCTCGGCCGCGGCCTCGGCGACCTCGGGCCACGTCGGGTTCTCCGGCAGGGACACCCCGCGATCGGCGAACATGCGCTTGTTGTACATGAGGAACGACGATTCGCCGTAGAACGGCGCCGCGTACATCTGACCGTCGTACGAGAGCGCGGTCTTGAGGGTCGGGATGAAGTCGTCGGGGTCGTAGCCCGGGGTGGCGTCCATGTACGGGGTGAGGTCGACGAGCCAGCCGTACTTACCCCACATGGGCGTCTCGTAGTTGCTGATCATGACGACGTCGAACTCGCCGCCACCGGTCGCGACGGATGCGGTGATCTTGGCGCGAGCCTCGTTCTCCGACAGGGTCACGAACTTGACGTCGATGCCGGTCTCCTCGGTGAACTGCGAGGACAGCTCGACGGCGTCCTGCATCTGCGAGTTCGACACCATCGCCACGGTGATCTGGCGGTCGGAGTCGCCGAACAACGCACCCGCGCCGGAGCATCCGGTCGCGACCAACGCGACGGCCACCGCGCAGGCGCCCGCCGCAAGCGCTCGCCTGCGCCCGGCGGTACGCCAGCGGTGCACCGATCCTTGTCCTGGGAACCTCACTGCTGGCCTTTCTGTTGTGACACGAGCCATCGGGCCGTCGCCGCATCGGTGACGACGATGGTTGCGTACCCGCCGCGCAGTGCGCCGAGCACGGCTTCCTGGCGGTGCGGACCGCCGGAGATGAGGATCGACGTGGGGCACGCCCGCAACGTCTCGAGAGACACCGACACGGTCCGTTCGACGAGGGACGAGGAGACGGCGACGCCGTTCACGTCGTAGAAGCGGCCGCCGATCTCCCCGACCGCGCCGAGCGCGAGCAGTTCGTCGAGGACGACGGAGTCGATGAACGCGCCCTCGAAGAGGGTCGTCGACGTGGATGCGGAGCCGACGCCGTAGAGCGCGATCTGCGCGTCGCGAGCGGCATCCAGCGACTGGGAGATCAGTGAGTCACGGCGCAGCGCCTCAACGGTGCCCGCATCGACGTACAGCGGGGCGATGAGTCGGATCGGCTGTGCGCTCAGGCATTCGGCGAAGCGCATCAGGGTGTGGTCGAGACCCGTGGAGTAGTCGGCCGAGGTCATCGAACCGTCCATCTGCACAACGCGCGCGCACGAGGCCGTCCCACGCATCGCGTCGGCGACGGCGATCTGTTCGGGCCCCCAGGTGAAGCCGAAGGTGTCGCCGGTCTGGATGCGACGGGTCAGGACGGAGGCGCCTGCTCGGCCGAGCGCCGCGTTGCCGGTCGCCGTGCCGTCCGCCGTCTCGTCGATGACCAGCACCTCGTCGAGTCCGAAAAGGTCCTCCAGCTCGCTCTCGAGGTCGGTGTGAATGCTCGCCGCGAGGTGCGGGGGCGCGGAGACCGTCACCTGCACCAACCCTTGAGCACGGGCTCGTGCGATGAGGCGGCCAGCGGTGGGACGCGACACGCCGAGGCGGCGGGCGATCTCGGCTTGAGTGCGGCCGTCGAGGTGGTACATGGCGGCCGCACGGACCAGCAGCCGCAGGTCGTGCCCGGAATCCGACGACGAGCGGTGCGACGACGAACGCGGCGATGGGCCCCCGTGGCCGTTCGCCTGTTCGGCTGCTGTCTCGTCGTACGTCATGTGTGCGTTGCTCTCATCATCGCCGTGAGCATATGCTCACAGACCGTGAATGTGTTCAGTAGGGTAACATCGAACTGTGACGCACGCAACATCCTGGTGAATAGACCGTACCCACCACAGCAGACCCGAAAGGTTCCTTGATGAGCATTCCGTTGAGCTCTGCGACGCTATCGCAGATCGTCGGCGCGACGACTCCCGAATACGACCGCTCCGGCGTGACGGTCGGCATCGTGCACTTCGGCGTCGGCGGGTTCCATCGCGCACACCAGGCGATGTACCTCGACAGACTGCTCGCGACCGATCCCGACGCGAAGACCTGGGGGATCTGCGGCGTCGGGGTGCGCGAAGCCGATGCCGCCATGCGCGACGCCCTGGTCCCGCAGGACTGCCTGTACTCGCTGACGCTCAAGCATCCGGACGGGGCGGTCGAGACCTCCGTGATCGGGTCGATCGTCGACTACCTGTTCGCCCCGGACGATCCGGAGGCCGTTGTCGAGCGTCTGGCCGACCCCGCCACGCGAATCGTCTCGTTGACGGTCACCGAGGGCGGCTACAACTTCTCGCCGGCGACCGGCGAGTTCGATGCGACCGATCCCGACGTCGTCGCCGATCTCTCGGGCACCACACCGCTGCGCACCGTGTTCGGCCTGGTCACCGAGGCGCTTGCACGACGCCGCGACCGCGGTGTGCCCGCGTTCACCGTGATGTCGTGCGACAACGTGCAGGGCAACGGCGACATGGCGCGTACGACGTTCCTGGCATTCGCGCAGTTGCGCGACCCGGAACTGGCCACGTGGATCGCCGACAACGCCCGCTTCCCGAACTCGATGGTCGACCGGATCACGCCCGCGACTCCGCCGGAACTGGCGGCCGAGGTCGCCGAGCGCGTCGGCGTCGCCGACAACTGGCCGGTCGTCGCCGAACCGTTCACGCAGTGGGTCCTCGAAGACGATTTCGCGATGGGTCGTCCCGCCTTCGAGAAGGTCGGTGTGCAGGTGGTCGACGATGTGACCCCGTACGAGCACATGAAGCTTCGACTCCTGAACTCCGGGCACCAGGCGTGCTGCTACTTCGGTTACCTGCTCGGTTACCGGTACGTGCACGACGCGTGCTCGGATCCCGACATCGTCGCCCTCCTGCGCCGCTACATGACCGAGGAGGGCAAGCCGACGCTGGCTCCGTTGCCCGGGGTGGACGTCGACGCCTACATCGCCACGCTGCTGGAGCGTTTCGCGAATCCGGCGATCGCCGACACCGTCGCGCGACTGTGCCAGGACTCGTCCGACCGCATCCCCAAATGGCTGGTGCCGGTGATCCGCGACCGCATCGCCTCCGGCGACGGGATGCCGCTGGCCGCCGCGATCGTCGCGAGCTGGACACGGTACGCCGAAGGCGTCGACGAGCAGGGCGAGCCGATCGACGTGGTCGATCCCCTTGCGGCACGGCTGGTTCCGCTCGCTCGTCAATCCAGAACAGATCCGTTGGCGTTCGTGCGCGACGAGGACCTGTTCGGCGACCTGGCCGACCACGGACTGT from Gordonia humi encodes:
- a CDS encoding ABC transporter substrate-binding protein, which produces MHRWRTAGRRRALAAGACAVAVALVATGCSGAGALFGDSDRQITVAMVSNSQMQDAVELSSQFTEETGIDVKFVTLSENEARAKITASVATGGGEFDVVMISNYETPMWGKYGWLVDLTPYMDATPGYDPDDFIPTLKTALSYDGQMYAAPFYGESSFLMYNKRMFADRGVSLPENPTWPEVAEAAAELKTDKVSGICLRGKPGWGELLAPLDTVINAYGGRWYDEDWNAQFNTPEVRDAVKFYVDTVRESGEPGAASSGFQECSNQLAQGQTAMWYDATSAVSVLENKDSSSIAGDVGYAQAPTMAKDGNGWLYTWALGIPTSSDKRDDAWKFISWMTSKEYIKYVVQKKGPESVPPGSRLSTYELPEVKKVAAPYAEQMLSAMKAADQKHATLKPVPYEGVQFLAIPEFQDLGTRVSQQISAAIAGQISVDEALDQSQKYAEVVGKAYQEEQR
- a CDS encoding carbohydrate ABC transporter permease, whose product is MSAVPISDATGPDVSSLKRKRNPKAGLLTTLTWILALGFFFPVLWMVLQAFKKETDAATDPPTFFFSPTLEQFKGVFDAGIGTPLLNSVFATVVSTLFVLLLGVPAAFALSLRPVRKTSDALFFFLSTKMLPIVAAIIPLYVIVGKIGMLDNVWTLVILYTAMNLPIAVWMMRSFFLEVPGELLEAASIDGASLWTSVREVILPLISPGIAATALICVIFSWNEFFFAVNMTAVDGQTMPVFLTSFMSGQGLYWAQLSAASVLAALPVVLAGWVAQNKLVRGLSFGAIK
- a CDS encoding ABC transporter ATP-binding protein, encoding MASITYDKACCVYPGADKLAVDSLDLDIDDGEFIVLVGPSGSGKSTALRMLAGLEDIDSGEIRIGGKNMVGVAPKERDIAMVFQNYALYPNKTVGENMGFALKMRGVPLAERKQKVAEAAKLLDLTDFLDRKPAKLSGGQRQRVAMGRAIVREPQVFCMDEPLSNLDAKLRVQTRTQIAALQRRLGTTTVYVTHDQVEAMTMGDRVAVLKHGVLQQFSSPTELYDRPVNAFVAGFIGSPGMNLFTAPVCDGEITVAGAPISIDEESAALLRGSGLSSVIVGIRPEHLTLGDGEGINADVALMEELGSETYVYANLTDESVRNLDGEPMMMVARSATRSPARLGDGIRLRQSGSAVHLFHPETGERL
- a CDS encoding globin domain-containing protein; the protein is MTSPAQPVLADLRDQISADPDRFSSSLFTRLFAATPSLRDLFPVEMAPMRTTFAQVVEHLLNGILAEDGHADLVEFLAQLGRDHRKYGVTSEHYWVMYDALMAEFAQMLADRWTQESYDAVSHAMMLVTGVMRGAAESVAGPPVWHARVVQKFTINRERAVVRLVAEPNAPVYRAGQYTEVQIPQWPHAWRNLSLATPPSPRRELEFHVHAIPGGHVSGTIVRSTEPGDVWTFGQQHGTMAVDGDRPVLMVAGGSGLAPLRALLLDMARYADNPETHLFYGTRHPGELYELGVLQQLARTNPWLHVTAVAETEDDPWWIDGAPDPRQWGFDLRFGRVGEVAVDYPNTLSRHSLEPRDWRDHQILLSGPAPMVFHTQLRLRAAGVDPSQISHDPLN
- a CDS encoding carbohydrate ABC transporter permease, whose product is MSAGTPSDITSGKDQISRAEGWRRRGPLLPALIFLLVVTQVPFVFTLYYSTQSWNLVRPGSRHFVGLSNYVDVFKDSQFWQVALNTILLIVGTVLISVVLGLLFALLLDRKFLGRGIVRTLLITPFLVTPVAAALLWKTSLLSPTNGLVNWALSPLGVHTDWLSDFPLMSVMAELVWQWTPFMMLLILAGLQSMPKDIQEAARVDGATSFRLFRELTLPHLRRFIELGSVLGAIYLVNTFDAVYMMTSGGPGVSSANLPFYIYQRAFLGFDIGQAAAMGVVTVIGTMIVATLALRLIFKSFSGSEEAA
- a CDS encoding TetR/AcrR family transcriptional regulator, with translation MDSDAEPDKLRGRFLHAGMTVLARDGYSGFKQASVCTEAGVTTGAFYHSFRNWKAFETELIAHWRVEATDRLVDAARSVTDPRDRIDALTTIALNLPHGTERAIRSWAAVDSSVHDALTEVENARRAAIADMGVELFGTELSQRLAATAMMLLTGFENAANPSIDDFEWAIRTVTDTALAFVDARQE
- a CDS encoding amidohydrolase family protein is translated as MTLSGVIPGIVDAHVHFFDPMRSTWALSRFARVAHMPVIKSFPRPALWLSGLAAHRSETRLMIDPSIVRTPYEVREYSAEASAVRRVAGVGIDSVVAMESHWRGTPASGESSFAETRYLTGLPFGRPRLPKLGGVVIAGDPTDPQFGASLDAQLRYTGLVRGVRYKWAAHPDAQIGMWRKTAGVLRTSEFLRGFEEIASRGLVFSSFAYSHQLGELDLLARQFPDTTIVVEHLGLPIGVFGPVGSDTGATAAARAEIWKLWRERTAMLAARPNVVVKVSGLALGPLGYGRETSGNIGGRDILAEMMGPLVLHIVDKFGPERIVFGSDMPVDRPNAGIDVVVGALLDIVGDRGDHLLAHLFAENAKRIYRIG
- a CDS encoding oxygenase MpaB family protein, encoding MFNPDRNAGLDPHHDFVEIYRNMSLLDFPWDVNQALSFALFRTYAVPSVGRVLSDSQGFDDTQKRYDDTGLLLEVPLRQGFSAPEAKSALRRINQMHRSYDITNDDMLYVLATFVVVPKRWIDDYGWRRFTYDEVVAATNYYRELGRHMNIKDIPGTYDEFEKLLDSYEAEHFAYDAGGRRVADMTFELLTTFYPKLVRPAVRVFSRALMDDALLAAFRYKKPSPPVTSLSRRALRARGRVVRVLPPRRRVKGFGDSHRMKTYPDGYEIEKMGTFPTGCPVKHLSAVEEKVDA
- a CDS encoding SDR family oxidoreductase — protein: MGVYVVTGSASGMGASVAARLTDDGHEVIGVDLADAAVIADLSTVEGRRGAVDALTERIDGPLHGAVFAAGIGPRRGRERMLAEVNCLGVVELATALRPRLAAARNAKVVVFGSNSSTATPLVPRAAIRRLLDGDAEAAARILRRRPGALSGPAAYAASKIAVARWARRQAVTEAWAGAGIRMNVISPGPVMTPLLQGQLANPRSPVRSFPVPIRESGRPDQLAEWVMTMLSPAADFMVGSVVTVDGGTEALLRPNDWPSRLPGRLLPRMAWTMWRAPSRGQVADYS